In Sus scrofa isolate TJ Tabasco breed Duroc chromosome 12, Sscrofa11.1, whole genome shotgun sequence, the DNA window GGCTACGCCCCACCCTAGGTGGCCACAAGGGAGCTAGGAGAATCCCCATTAACTGTGGGGCTGGAGCATCCTTCCCATCTTAAAAGACCCCATATTGATGGTGGGGCTGCCCAGGGGGGAGGCGGGAGCACGTTCTTGGGTCCTGGCCTGTCTTCCTTCGCTTCAGGCATGTGTACGTGCCTGCCAGCCAGTGGGTCAGATGATGTGTGGGGCCCTCACCTCCTGGCTCCCATCTGTGTTGCTGGAGATGGTGTCTGTGTGCTGGTCTTTCTGCGGGCTCTTCATGTGCAGGCTTGTTCGGGGTTGCCTGGCAACTGTTCTGGCACCAGGTGTGCCAGCACCATGGGTGGAAGCAGACTGAGAATTAGTTTAATCACAGGTGTGCGTGCACACATGTGTCTCACATCACCACGTCGGCAGGAGGAGCCTGCCGGGCCTTGAGTCACTAGGCTCTGCTGCTGAGAAGTGAGAGAAGTCACTGGGGCTCAGCCGGGCCTTGGAGCCCTGTATAGAACTCTCGGTTGCTAGGGCAACCATGAGCCTGTTGCTAGGAGATAGCTGGGGAAGGCCCAAGGCTGTCCAGGGCAGAGAGATGAACAGAGGAGTTTGAGAGAGTGGGGGAGGCTATGGAAAAGGATGGGATTTCTGGGTCCCTGGGGGATGGGATACTCACAAACGACTTCTTCACTGGGGGAGTCGCTTGCTATTTATCACTGGTCACGATTTacaagaagacaaataaaattgcttttaGAACCGCGAACTTGTAAAGGCTGCTGAGGGCCAGGTTGGGGGTACAGCAGAAGCCCTGCTTTCTCTGCCCATCTCCTACTAGAGGTATCTTCTGGTGCCCAGTTCCTTGGGCCCCAGGTTTACCCCCGCCAGGGATGGAGCAGTGGCATTGTTCTGGGATGCTCCAGAACTTCCAACTGTCCCGGAACACTCTAGAACCTCCAGGCAAAGGGCTGTAACCAGGGTCACAGAGCATTCCAAGGCCTTCCCAGCCTAGGTGAGGCCAGCACCCCTCCGGTTCTCCTCCTTGGGCCCCATGTGGATGCTGGTACTGGGTGGGATTTTCCTGGCGGCTGCCGAGGCCTGCATCTTCTGCCGCCTCCCAGATCACGGCTTGTCCGGCCGCCTGCATCAGCTTTGCAGCCAGATGGAGGCCCAGTGGAAGGACTGTGAGGCTTCCTGGAACTTTCCGGCCTTTGCCTTAGGTAAGATCAGACATCCAGGGACGGGTCCAGCAATAGTCACCCCTGTGCCCCAAGGGGGGCAGCACCCAGCTGGCTtcccagctgtgccacagctacCTCCTCCTCCGTCCACAGCCTTTTCTGGACGCACTGGCCACTCCCCCTGGGAGAGCTTCCTGGGACTCTGGGAAAAAGTCAGGAAGGGCCCCAGAAGTTTCTTCTGGGCTGCTGAGCGAATCCCCCGTCCCTCTCATCTCCACAGATGACACGTCCATGAACAAAGTCACGGAGAAGACCCACAGAGTCCTGAGGGTTGTGGGTGAGGTCAAGGGAGAAGGCTCAACCTAGGGACCTGGATTGGCCccggaggagggggctggggaggcaggtggagaCTGTGATGGGGAGACGCTGGGGGAACCGCTCCTGCGGAGGCCCTGGGCACTATAgctgctccctgcctccccagagaTCAAAGggtctctctccccactccctgcaTATTGGCGGTGGCTTCAAAAGACCAAGCTTCCGGAGTACAACAGGGAAGGTACAGATGCAGGGAGGGATCGAGGGGTGCCTAGGAACCCGGGCAAAGGAGTGTGTGGCTGAGTTTATCGACCCCCACTCTCCTTGCCTCTCATTTCAGCTCTCTGCGCTCCCGCCTGTCGTGAGTAGGAAGGGGAAGGGGTAGCTCCGGCAAGGGGCCTGCGGCGGGGGGGCCccaaaggagggaggaagtgtgGGACTCTGGAAGGGTGGAGCCCAGGCCTCCCCACCCAGCGCTGGTCCCGCTGTCTCCTGCAGGGGGCAGCACCACCCTGTACAACTGCTCCACTTGCGAGGGCTTCGAGGTGCACTGCTGGCCCCGAAAGCGCTGCTTCCCAGGTCCTTACTCCCACCCCTGGCAGCACCCCACCCTGATCTCTGAGCTCTTGGGCTCCCCCAGCTTCAATGCATGTGGTCCCCAGGATCATGCACTGCCTCCCGGGTTCCCTGCAGGAAGTCACGATCTTTGGGAAGCCAGGATTCTGCTCCTCTCTGTCTCGGGAACCGTCCTGCTTCTGGGGTTTCTGAGCCTCTCAGTGGAGTGAGTTGGGGGATAAGGGTCAGAAAGAGCCTCATCGCCTCCAACCCATCCCTTTTGCTCCccccccatccttcctccccgcccccggccctccccttcccttcccagggCTCCCACACTCTCATCTCTCAGGTACAGACACTTCCAAGCAAAAAGTGAGCTGTGAAGACGAGGACAGACCCTAGCCTCTGGTTCTAAGGCACATGTGCCCACAGAGTCCACTTGTCTCGTGGGGAAGAAACATCTAGCCCCTTAGTTCCAGCCCCAGCGGTTCAGTCTTCCAGACCCTGATACCCGGACGTTCCCAAGATCCCAGCTTCAGATGGCCTCCAGGGACCCAGGCACCCACAGCTGGAGAGTGCCTCGCCTCCAGCCCTCAACCAATCGCACAGGGGCAGTGCCCGTGCCAGGAAAATATCTACAGAAGGAAAGAATCCCCTCCGTGCACACCACCACTCCCACACCCCCTTCTGCCCGTTCCCGGAAAGCGGGGGCTGTCTGCCCCAGAAGCTTCTCTTGGCCCTCCTGTGACTGATTGGGAATCCGGGAATGAGTGTTCTGGAAAACTCCCTTCCCCTAGCGTGAGACCACATCAGTCAGCCTGCTGGCATGCTACCCTGCCATTTAACATTGTGAAGCCTTGGCCTCCCACGGAGGCCTCCCTCCTGCCAGGCCCAACTAAATCTGCTGTCAAATGGCCTCCACCGCTGCCTGGCCTCTATCTGCAGCTGGGGAGGGCGCAGAGGgcgggcaggggggaggggggcgctcGCGGAGCACACTGGTTCCCCAGTGGGGGGGATTTTGCACCAAGGCCACATTCGGGaacatctggagacatttttggttgttttgatggagggggtgctactggcatttaGCGAGTCTAGACCAGGGGTGCTGAGAAACCTCGAAAACGCTCTGCAAAGGCCTCCACACAAAGACGAGCCTGTCCGAATCCCCAACAGGATTGTGTGCTGGAGAAATGCTGCTGTTTGGTCCCCTGGTGAGCAGGCATCTGGGTTTGGGGGATGGGAGATGGGACAGGAAGAGAGAGGCCTGTCACTAACCAACCCCAAGTCTCAGTCCAAGGGCCAGCCTGGAAGGGATCCTGGCGCTCCCTTAGCTGCCGTGTAGTTTTCAAACTGGGTCCCTGGAGGCTCCCAGTTCTGAACTGGCTGCACATCAGAGCTGTCTGGGCAACTTAAAACGCTACCTGTGGCAGGTCCTCATCTCCAGAGATGCTGAATTTAGTGGTCTCAGACGGGGCCTCAGTTAATGGAGCCTCCAGCCAGCCAGGGTTAGAACCACTGTTTGGGGGATCTGTCAAGACCCtggagatggaggagttccccttgtagcacagcggaaacgaccagtatccatgaggatgcgggttcgatccctggcctcacccagtggcccccggggatctggtgttgctgtggctgtgatgtagctcaagctccgattcgacccctagcctgggaatttccatttgccacaggtgcgaccctaaaaagaaagaaataacataaaataagataaaataaatcctCCCTGACTCTTCCTTGCCACAGACTCTAGAATTGGCCCTGGCCCCTGACATTAAGCCTCTCCATCAGTagctacccttttttttttttttttttttttggtcttttctaggccctcacctgcagcatatggaggttcccagactaggggtcgaattggagctgtagccactagcttaTGCCAGAGCCGTAGCAACTCGGGCTCTGGAAacctacgtctgcaacctacgctgcagctcacggcaacgctggatccttaacccactgagagaggccagggatcgaacccgccaactcatggttcctagtcggatttgttaaccactgagccacgacaggaactccagtagctaCCCTGTCTTATTCGGTCCTCAGACCAGAACTGTCCAGACACAGAGCTGGCATCCTGCTGGAATGACCCACAGGCGTCTCAGACGCCGCATGTCGGccttccttcccccccccaccttgggATCCTCTCTCAGGTTTCATGGCAGCGCCAACAGTGTCAAGGACATCCTCTTCCTCTCACCAGGAAGTGATCGGCTTTGCTGATGCTTCCTGAAAGCTGACCCCCTGGTGTCCCGGAGCTTTGTCTGTCAGCTCTGCCCACCCCGCAGCCATACTGAATGGCGTCTAGTTGTTCAGACACTGTTTCCTTATGTCTCCCTGCCTTTGCCCAGGCTTGTTCCTATACCTGGAAGGCCTTTCTCCTTTGGCTCGGCAATCACCTCTTCTGAGAAGCCTTCTCTAAGCCCCCGAGGCAGAGCGGAGTGAGTCTGCGCCAGGCCCCTCTCCAAGGGCACCTGTTACTTGTGTCTTTACACGCCTCCCTCTACACCACACATGACTCTCGAGAGCCGCCGCTTACGGTTTTGTGCCTTTGTTtcctcagagcctggcacatggtagatacCATAGAGTATCCCTGATGACTCCAGAACCTTCTCTGATATCCTTGTGATATGCCCTCCTTGTGTAAGCCCTTCATGAGCACATGGCACCAGAGGCTGGTGGAGTTTGTTTGCTTTGTGCCCATAAGGCCAACCTCCCAGAGTGTGGCCTGCCAGAATGGGgatggattttcttcttcttcttttttaagtctttttagggctgcacctgcggcatatagaagttcccaggctgggggtcaaatcggagctgtttctgctggcctacaccacagccacagcaacgccagatctgagctgagtcctgcaacctacaccatagctcagggcaatggcagatccttaacccactgagtggggcccagGGGTcatacctgcaacctcagggatacTCGTTggtttcgttaccgctgagctatgatggcAATTCCTCAAGCAGTGGTTTTAATGCCACTAGGTATCGTTGCTCAGCAACAGATAACTGGAATGGTGGGCAGAGGGTCCGAAAAAAGGGCTGGGTGGCTGGCATCAAAGGCCCGGGGTTGACAACATGCCTGGCCAGGCCCCTTCCTAGTGATGCATGTACCTGAGGGCTATCCCTTCACCagcctgagcctcagtcttcctTCCTGTAAAGGGGAGCTCACGATGGCGAACGGGTATGGTGACTACGTGTCAGACAACTTTCTAAGCATTTTCAACATCGTATTAGTTATCCACAGCTGTGACACAAATTATCCTAAAACTCAATTGCCGAAAACCACAAGCACTCGCAGTCTACGTGGATTAGAAGTGCAGGAGCAGCTAAAATGGGGGATTCTGGCTCAGGGGCTCTGAGGAGGGTGCAGCAGAGAAGTTGGTCAGGGTGGCAGAAACCCAAGGGCTGGCGGATCAGCTTCCGAGATGGCGCAGTCACCCGCCTGGCAAGTTGGTGTTGGCGGATGGCAGGAGCCCTCCGCTCCCATACTCGCGGAACCTCTCCAGAGGGCTGCTGCCTGTCCTCAGGGCATGGTGGCTGGCCGGCCTCCGCCAGGGCCAGTGACCcaaggaaggcaggcagaagCCTCACTGTCTTTCATGACCCAGTTTAGAAGTCACACACCATCCTTTTCACATTATCCCACTGGTTACACGGATCGGCCCTCTTCACTGTGGGAAGGCCCAGCCGTGTGAACACCGGGGCGGAGGGGAGGTTCATTTGGGAATGATTTTGG includes these proteins:
- the TMEM95 gene encoding transmembrane protein 95 → MWMLVLGGIFLAAAEACIFCRLPDHGLSGRLHQLCSQMEAQWKDCEASWNFPAFALDDTSMNKVTEKTHRVLRVVEIKGSLSPLPAYWRWLQKTKLPEYNREALCAPACRGSTTLYNCSTCEGFEVHCWPRKRCFPGPYSHPWQHPTLISELLGSPSFNACGPQDHALPPGFPAGSHDLWEARILLLSVSGTVLLLGFLSLSVE